From the genome of Helicobacter pylori, one region includes:
- the nusA gene encoding transcription termination factor NusA, translating to MEKISDLIECIAYEKNLPKEMISKMIQGCLLKMAQNELDPLARYLVIEENKQLQLIQLVEVLEDDDERLINDPSKYISLSKAKEMDPSVKIKDELSYSLSLESMKQGAINRLFKDLQYQLEKALEDSHFEAFQKRLNSVLMGKVILVDNHQNTFIEIEQQFQGVLSMRHRIKGESFKVGDSIKAVLTQVKRTKKGLLLELSRTTPKMLEALLELEVPEIKDKEIEIIHCTRIPGNRAKVSFFSHNARIDPIGAAVGVKGVRINAISNELNKENIDCIEYSNIPEIYITLALAPAKILSVEIKKIPIEELSAEEKESIQERFIVNNHLQKAKVRLLDLEKSKAIGKGGVNVCLASMLTGYHIEFETIPSVKENAENESEKETQKVGVEALESLFKN from the coding sequence ATGGAAAAAATCAGCGATCTTATAGAATGCATTGCGTATGAAAAAAATTTGCCTAAAGAGATGATTTCAAAAATGATTCAAGGCTGTTTGTTAAAAATGGCACAAAATGAGTTAGACCCCCTAGCGCGCTACTTGGTAATTGAAGAAAACAAGCAGCTCCAGCTTATCCAGTTGGTAGAAGTTTTAGAAGATGATGATGAAAGATTGATTAACGACCCTTCTAAATACATCAGCTTGTCTAAAGCCAAAGAAATGGATCCAAGCGTTAAGATTAAAGACGAATTGTCTTACAGCTTGAGTTTGGAGAGCATGAAGCAAGGAGCGATCAACCGCCTTTTTAAAGATTTGCAATACCAGTTGGAAAAAGCGTTAGAAGACAGCCACTTTGAAGCGTTTCAAAAGCGTCTCAACAGCGTTTTAATGGGGAAAGTGATTTTAGTGGATAACCATCAAAACACTTTCATTGAGATTGAGCAGCAATTTCAAGGCGTCCTTTCCATGCGCCATCGCATCAAGGGCGAGAGTTTTAAAGTAGGCGATAGTATTAAAGCGGTTTTAACGCAAGTCAAACGCACGAAAAAGGGCTTATTGTTAGAGCTGAGCCGCACCACCCCTAAAATGCTTGAAGCTTTGTTGGAATTAGAAGTCCCTGAAATTAAAGATAAAGAAATTGAAATCATCCATTGCACACGAATCCCAGGCAACAGAGCGAAAGTGAGCTTTTTTTCCCATAACGCTAGGATTGACCCCATAGGCGCGGCGGTGGGGGTTAAGGGCGTGCGCATTAATGCGATAAGTAACGAATTGAATAAAGAAAATATTGATTGCATAGAGTATTCTAATATACCTGAAATTTATATCACTCTCGCGCTCGCTCCAGCCAAAATTTTAAGCGTTGAAATTAAAAAAATCCCTATAGAAGAATTGAGCGCTGAAGAAAAAGAATCCATTCAAGAGCGTTTCATTGTCAATAACCATTTGCAAAAGGCTAAAGTGCGTTTGTTAGACCTTGAAAAATCTAAGGCTATCGGTAAAGGCGGGGTGAATGTGTGCTTAGCGTCCATGCTTACAGGCTATCACATAGAGTTTGAAACCATTCCTAGCGTCAAAGAAAACGCAGAAAATGAAAGCGAAAAAGAAACGCAAAAAGTAGGGGTAGAAGCTTTAGAGTCTTTGTTTAAGAATTAA
- a CDS encoding aminotransferase class V-fold PLP-dependent enzyme, producing the protein MAKETPPITPDLLKSPYQKIINASASVFDENHGRSFFSPQLYEKIEPYLKEVLTHPIDLECDLNTAKKKDRLAPLKKLFKACFNTEEILIVNNNTSAIFLIANALVQEKEIIVSYGELVGGDFNLKDILLSSGARLHLVGNTNRAYLRDYRLALNENSKMLLKTRNPHFKKDTPFKDLQTLAKEHDLIDYYNLGDVDLLDRAALEEILALKPSLLSFSTDKLFNSAQAGIIVGQKERVEALKNHPLYRALRAGKITLTLLFHSLKTWANHQEEITICALLHQTKDALLQKALKLYALLKPLELNVSIASSFSKIGNWSNRELESFCVKIQPKNTRALNGEKLYLKLFQKGVIARISCEFVCFEVFSLNEKDFEKIALVLKEILNKA; encoded by the coding sequence ATGGCTAAAGAAACACCCCCAATAACCCCGGATCTTTTGAAAAGCCCTTATCAAAAAATCATCAATGCGAGCGCGAGCGTTTTTGATGAAAATCATGGGCGATCGTTTTTTAGCCCGCAACTTTATGAAAAAATTGAACCTTATTTAAAAGAAGTTTTAACCCATCCCATTGATTTAGAATGCGATTTAAACACCGCTAAAAAAAAGGATCGCTTAGCCCCTTTAAAAAAACTTTTCAAAGCGTGTTTTAACACGGAAGAAATTTTGATTGTGAATAACAACACCAGTGCAATATTCCTCATTGCTAACGCTTTAGTGCAAGAAAAAGAAATCATTGTTTCTTATGGCGAATTAGTGGGGGGGGATTTTAACCTTAAAGATATTTTATTAAGCAGTGGGGCTAGATTGCATTTAGTGGGGAACACTAATCGCGCTTATTTAAGGGATTACCGCTTAGCCTTGAATGAAAACAGCAAAATGCTGCTTAAAACCCGCAACCCCCATTTTAAAAAAGACACGCCCTTTAAAGATTTACAAACTCTAGCTAAAGAGCATGATTTGATAGATTATTACAATTTAGGGGATGTGGATTTGCTAGACAGAGCGGCTTTAGAAGAAATTTTAGCTCTAAAACCATCGCTTTTAAGCTTTAGCACGGATAAACTCTTTAACAGCGCGCAAGCGGGCATTATTGTGGGGCAAAAAGAACGGGTTGAAGCGTTAAAAAACCACCCTCTTTATAGAGCCTTGAGGGCGGGTAAAATCACGCTCACCTTGCTTTTTCATAGCCTAAAAACATGGGCAAATCATCAAGAAGAAATCACCATTTGTGCGCTACTCCACCAAACTAAAGACGCCTTATTGCAAAAAGCCCTCAAACTCTACGCCCTTTTAAAACCCTTAGAATTGAATGTGAGTATAGCGTCTAGCTTTTCTAAAATAGGGAATTGGTCCAATAGAGAATTAGAATCCTTTTGCGTGAAAATCCAGCCCAAAAACACCCGCGCTTTAAATGGTGAGAAACTTTATTTAAAGCTTTTTCAAAAAGGCGTTATCGCAAGGATTTCATGCGAATTCGTGTGCTTTGAAGTCTTTAGCTTGAATGAAAAAGATTTTGAAAAAATCGCTCTGGTTTTAAAAGAAATTCTTAATAAAGCTTAA
- a CDS encoding TonB-dependent receptor produces the protein MLRNKFRIVFVSCIVASSLQAEEKTHTLGKVTTKGERTFEYNNKMYIDRKELQQRQSNQIRDIFRTRADVNVASGGLMAQKIYVRGIESRLLRVTIDGVAQNGNIFHHDANTVIDPNMIKEVEVIKGAANASAGPGAVAGKLSFTTIDANDFLRKNQTYGAKAEAGFYTNFGYRMNATAAYRGKNWDILAYYNHQNIFYYRDGNNAFRNLFHPNYDLQDPSNSDMSVGTPSEVNSVLAKINGYINETDSISVSYNLTRENSTRLLRPNTTSALSKANDPGSQPAPFVIDFGKELAHTINFNHNLSLKYKHEGGPNFNQPRVESTAFLGVRGGNYNPVVNPFAYNSNEPANPDYIPEVREWCNNPDNISQCTQGAIRPSNGGYQIGYGAPNSINWQGTGDSSGGAQAGYGQLNATMLSTSANVYHGLVPKNPDYDMTPPNAQNPSANDWTLGNADAEGTLARRIFLINSGVNFKVTHPISEDYGNVFEYGMIYQNLSVFSGLDKGKNGYYKNNIDPNDPNGPGLPYRHYYTDQSSQYPQNLNAPNPLYRNMPQNSHAIGNIIGGFMQANYNILSNVIVGAGTRYDIYTLLDKNGRTHVTSGFSPSATVLYNPIESIGLKVSYAYVTKGALPGDGVLMRDPTVIYQRNLRPAIGQNVEFNVDYNSKYFNVRGAAFYQVINNFINSYGQDTSKNGGGNATAKNMSGNLPETINIYGYEVSGNVQYKNFVGTFSVARSWPTARGHLLADTYALAATTGNVFILKADYNIHRWGLTLTWLSRFVTNMFYEGYSIYYPQYGLMKIHKPGYGVHNVFINWTPPSKRWQGLRISAVFNNILNKQYISQASVWQASADAPASDMIPKDKRMALPAPGFNARFEVSYQF, from the coding sequence ATGCTCAGAAATAAATTTCGTATCGTGTTTGTCTCTTGTATTGTCGCTAGCAGCTTGCAAGCTGAAGAAAAAACCCACACTTTGGGTAAGGTAACCACTAAGGGTGAAAGGACTTTTGAATACAACAACAAAATGTATATTGACAGAAAAGAGCTCCAACAACGCCAAAGCAACCAAATCCGTGATATTTTTAGGACTAGAGCGGATGTGAATGTGGCCAGTGGAGGCTTGATGGCACAAAAGATCTATGTTAGGGGGATTGAGAGCCGTCTTTTAAGGGTAACGATAGATGGCGTCGCTCAAAATGGTAACATTTTCCATCATGACGCTAACACCGTGATCGATCCTAACATGATTAAAGAAGTGGAAGTGATCAAAGGGGCAGCGAACGCTTCAGCAGGTCCTGGTGCGGTGGCGGGTAAATTGTCTTTCACCACGATTGACGCTAACGACTTCTTAAGAAAGAATCAAACTTATGGCGCTAAAGCGGAAGCTGGCTTTTACACCAACTTCGGGTATCGCATGAATGCTACTGCAGCCTATCGCGGTAAAAATTGGGACATACTCGCTTATTACAACCATCAAAACATTTTTTACTATAGAGATGGGAATAACGCTTTTAGGAATCTCTTCCACCCTAACTACGATTTACAAGATCCAAGCAATAGCGATATGAGCGTAGGGACTCCGAGTGAAGTCAATAGCGTTTTAGCTAAAATTAATGGCTATATCAATGAAACCGATAGCATTAGCGTGAGCTACAACCTCACACGAGAAAATTCTACAAGGCTTTTACGCCCCAACACCACTTCAGCCCTCTCCAAAGCCAATGACCCAGGAAGCCAGCCAGCCCCCTTTGTGATTGACTTCGGGAAAGAATTAGCCCATACGATCAACTTCAACCACAATCTGAGCTTGAAATACAAGCATGAAGGCGGCCCTAATTTTAACCAGCCGCGCGTTGAATCCACCGCCTTTTTAGGGGTAAGGGGGGGGAATTATAACCCTGTGGTGAATCCTTTCGCTTACAATTCTAACGAGCCAGCCAATCCGGATTATATCCCTGAAGTGAGGGAGTGGTGTAATAACCCAGATAATATCAGTCAATGCACGCAAGGGGCTATCAGGCCTTCTAATGGAGGGTATCAAATAGGCTATGGCGCGCCTAACTCTATTAATTGGCAAGGGACTGGCGATTCTAGTGGGGGGGCGCAAGCAGGGTATGGGCAGCTTAACGCTACTATGCTTTCTACAAGCGCGAATGTTTATCATGGGCTTGTCCCTAAAAATCCTGATTATGACATGACTCCCCCTAACGCTCAAAACCCTAGTGCAAACGATTGGACTTTAGGGAATGCGGATGCTGAGGGGACTTTAGCCAGAAGGATTTTCTTAATCAACTCGGGTGTTAATTTTAAAGTGACCCACCCCATTAGCGAAGATTATGGGAATGTGTTTGAATACGGCATGATTTATCAAAACCTGAGCGTTTTCTCTGGATTGGATAAGGGCAAAAACGGCTATTATAAAAACAACATTGACCCTAACGACCCTAACGGGCCGGGCTTGCCTTACCGCCATTACTACACCGATCAAAGCTCTCAATACCCTCAAAATCTAAACGCGCCTAACCCGCTCTATCGTAACATGCCCCAAAATTCGCATGCGATTGGGAATATCATCGGTGGATTCATGCAAGCAAACTACAATATTTTAAGCAATGTGATCGTGGGTGCGGGAACTCGTTATGATATTTACACCTTGCTAGACAAAAACGGTCGCACGCATGTGACTTCTGGTTTTTCACCTTCTGCAACCGTGCTTTATAACCCCATTGAAAGCATTGGCTTGAAAGTGAGTTATGCGTATGTGACCAAGGGGGCTTTGCCTGGCGATGGCGTTTTGATGCGCGATCCTACGGTGATTTATCAAAGGAATTTACGCCCTGCGATCGGTCAAAATGTGGAATTCAATGTGGATTACAACAGCAAGTATTTCAATGTGCGCGGAGCAGCGTTCTACCAAGTCATCAATAACTTCATCAACAGCTACGGGCAAGACACTTCTAAAAACGGAGGGGGTAACGCGACTGCAAAAAACATGTCAGGGAATTTACCCGAAACCATTAATATCTATGGTTATGAAGTTTCAGGGAATGTGCAATATAAAAATTTCGTAGGGACTTTCTCAGTGGCTCGCTCTTGGCCAACGGCTAGAGGGCATTTATTGGCCGATACTTACGCTTTAGCTGCAACGACTGGGAATGTGTTTATCTTAAAAGCCGATTATAATATTCACAGATGGGGGCTTACTTTAACTTGGCTCTCACGCTTTGTAACCAACATGTTCTATGAAGGCTATTCTATCTATTACCCGCAATACGGCTTGATGAAAATCCATAAACCCGGGTATGGCGTGCATAATGTCTTTATCAATTGGACTCCGCCTTCTAAAAGATGGCAGGGTTTAAGGATTTCAGCCGTGTTTAATAATATTTTAAACAAGCAATATATCAGCCAAGCTTCGGTGTGGCAAGCGAGTGCGGACGCTCCAGCAAGCGATATGATCCCCAAAGATAAGCGCATGGCACTCCCTGCCCCTGGATTTAACGCGCGTTTTGAGGTATCCTATCAGTTCTAA
- a CDS encoding dihydroneopterin aldolase, giving the protein MKIRQGVHIHNFVFETILGILEFERLKPQKISVDLDLFYTELPNKAYLDYMEIQEIIQKMVQEKQYLLIEDALKDLSHVLKTRYSGISELYLKISKLEISPNSQVGASVKICYENNL; this is encoded by the coding sequence ATGAAAATCCGACAAGGCGTTCATATCCATAACTTTGTGTTTGAAACGATTTTGGGGATTTTAGAATTTGAACGCCTAAAACCCCAAAAAATAAGCGTGGATTTGGATCTTTTCTACACGGAATTACCCAATAAGGCTTATTTAGACTACATGGAAATCCAAGAGATCATTCAAAAGATGGTGCAAGAAAAACAATATCTTCTCATTGAAGACGCCCTAAAAGATCTAAGCCATGTTTTAAAAACGCGCTATAGCGGAATCTCTGAGCTTTATTTAAAAATCAGCAAATTAGAAATTTCTCCAAATTCTCAAGTGGGAGCGAGCGTGAAAATTTGCTATGAAAACAATCTTTAG
- the plsY gene encoding glycerol-3-phosphate 1-O-acyltransferase PlsY produces MEGVLNFLTNINVIFTLLGYLIGGIPFGYALMKIFYGMDITKIGSGGIGATNVLRALQSKGASNAKQMALLVLILDLFKGMFAVFLSKLFGLDYSLQWMVAIASILGHCYSPFLNFNGGKGVSTIMGSVVLLIPIESLIGLTVWFFVGKVLKISSLASILGVGTATVLIFFVPYMHIPDSVNILKEVGTQTPMVLIFIFTLIKHMGNIFNLLAGKEKKIL; encoded by the coding sequence ATGGAAGGCGTTTTAAATTTCCTAACCAATATCAATGTGATTTTCACCCTTTTGGGCTATCTTATTGGGGGGATTCCTTTTGGCTATGCGTTAATGAAAATCTTTTATGGCATGGATATTACTAAAATCGGATCGGGGGGCATTGGTGCAACGAATGTCTTGCGCGCTTTGCAAAGTAAGGGCGCAAGTAACGCTAAACAAATGGCCCTATTAGTCCTAATTTTGGATCTATTCAAAGGCATGTTTGCTGTTTTTCTAAGCAAATTGTTTGGGTTGGATTATAGTTTGCAATGGATGGTCGCTATCGCTAGCATTTTAGGGCATTGCTATTCGCCTTTTTTGAATTTCAATGGAGGTAAGGGCGTTTCTACAATCATGGGCTCTGTGGTGTTGCTCATTCCTATTGAAAGCCTGATCGGTTTAACGGTGTGGTTTTTTGTGGGTAAGGTGCTTAAAATCTCTTCACTCGCTAGCATTTTAGGGGTAGGCACAGCGACTGTTCTTATCTTTTTTGTGCCTTATATGCATATCCCAGATAGCGTCAATATCCTTAAAGAAGTCGGCACGCAAACGCCTATGGTGCTTATTTTTATTTTTACCCTTATCAAGCATATGGGCAATATTTTCAATTTATTAGCCGGCAAGGAAAAGAAAATCTTATGA
- the ccoG gene encoding cytochrome c oxidase accessory protein CcoG: MLESSSHFLKSFRLKRYIGFLLISLALLITPFIRIDGAHLFLISFEHKQLHFLGKIFSAEELHVMPFMVILLFIGIFFITTSLGRVWCGWACPQTFLRVLYRDVIETKIFKLHKKISNKQESPKNTSSYKVRKVLSVLLFAPVVAGLMMLFFFYFIAPEDFFMYLKNPSEHPVAMGFWLFSALVVLFDIVVVAERFCIYLCPYARVQSVLYDNDTLNPIYDEKRGGALYDNQGHLFSLPPKKRSPENECVNCLHCVQVCPTHIDIRKGLQLECINCLECVDACTITMSKFNRPSLIQWSSTNAINTHQKVRLVRLKTIAYMGVIAIVVALLAITSFKKERMLLDINRNSDLYELRSNGYVDNDYVFLFHNTDNKDHEFYFKILGQKDIQIKKPLNPIAIKAGQKIKAVVILRKPLKSKATEYKNAKDALIPITIQAYSTDDKNITIERESVFIAPGED; the protein is encoded by the coding sequence ATGCTTGAATCTTCTAGCCATTTTTTAAAATCGTTCCGCTTGAAGCGTTATATAGGGTTTTTATTGATTTCTTTAGCGCTATTAATCACGCCTTTTATTCGCATTGATGGGGCGCATTTGTTTTTGATCTCCTTTGAACATAAGCAACTGCATTTTTTAGGCAAGATCTTTAGCGCTGAAGAATTGCATGTCATGCCTTTTATGGTTATTTTGCTTTTTATAGGGATTTTTTTCATCACCACTAGCCTTGGGCGTGTGTGGTGCGGGTGGGCTTGCCCGCAAACCTTTTTAAGGGTGCTTTATAGAGATGTGATTGAGACTAAGATTTTCAAACTCCATAAAAAGATCAGCAACAAGCAAGAAAGCCCTAAAAACACCTCAAGCTATAAGGTGCGTAAAGTGTTGAGCGTTTTATTGTTCGCTCCTGTTGTGGCGGGGCTAATGATGTTATTTTTCTTTTATTTCATCGCCCCTGAAGACTTTTTTATGTATCTTAAAAACCCTAGCGAGCATCCTGTTGCTATGGGTTTTTGGCTTTTTAGCGCCTTAGTGGTGCTATTTGATATAGTGGTGGTTGCGGAGCGTTTTTGCATTTATTTATGCCCTTATGCTAGGGTGCAATCGGTGTTGTATGACAACGATACCTTAAACCCCATCTATGATGAAAAACGCGGCGGAGCGCTTTATGACAATCAGGGTCATCTCTTTTCTTTGCCTCCTAAAAAACGCAGTCCAGAAAACGAATGCGTGAATTGTTTGCATTGCGTGCAGGTTTGCCCCACGCATATTGATATCAGAAAGGGCTTGCAATTAGAATGCATCAATTGCTTAGAATGCGTGGATGCATGCACGATTACCATGTCTAAATTCAACCGCCCTTCACTCATCCAATGGTCTTCAACTAACGCCATTAATACGCACCAAAAAGTGCGCCTAGTGCGTTTAAAAACGATCGCTTACATGGGGGTTATCGCTATTGTGGTAGCTCTTTTAGCCATCACTTCGTTTAAAAAAGAACGCATGCTCTTAGACATTAACCGCAACAGCGATCTGTATGAATTGCGCTCTAACGGGTATGTGGATAACGATTATGTGTTTTTATTCCACAACACGGACAATAAAGACCATGAGTTTTATTTCAAAATTTTAGGGCAAAAAGACATTCAAATCAAAAAGCCTTTAAACCCTATTGCGATTAAAGCTGGGCAAAAGATTAAAGCGGTAGTGATTTTAAGAAAACCCCTAAAGAGTAAAGCCACAGAATACAAGAACGCTAAAGACGCTTTAATCCCTATTACAATACAAGCTTATAGCACAGACGATAAGAACATTACGATAGAAAGGGAATCGGTGTTTATTGCGCCAGGTGAGGATTAA
- a CDS encoding saccharopine dehydrogenase family protein, which yields MHTVLQIGAGGVGSVVAHKMGMNRDVFKNIILASRSLDKCYAIKESMLKKGLGEISVEQVDADDTQALVALIKKYKPKVVINVALPYQDLTIMQACLETKTHYIDTANYEHPDLAKFEYKEQWAFDRAYKEARILGVLGAGFDPGVTNAYVAHAQRHHFDTIHTLDILDCNAGDHKRPFATNFNPEINLREVSSKGRYYENGKWIETKPLEIKQVWAYPQIGEMDSYLLYHEELESLVKNIKGLRRARFFMTFSQNYLTHMKCLENVGMLGIKEIEHQGAKIVPIQFLKALLPDPATLAKDTTGKTNIGCYMTGIKNNQDKTLYIYNVCDHKKCYEEVGSQAISYTTGVPAMCTAKMICNDTWSADHFRAGVFNIEELNTDPFMEELIRQGLPYEVIER from the coding sequence TTGCATACAGTATTACAAATTGGAGCTGGTGGCGTAGGCAGTGTGGTAGCGCACAAAATGGGCATGAACAGGGATGTGTTTAAAAATATCATTTTAGCGAGCAGAAGCTTAGACAAATGCTATGCGATTAAAGAAAGCATGCTCAAAAAGGGTTTGGGGGAAATCAGCGTTGAGCAAGTGGATGCCGATGATACGCAAGCCTTAGTCGCTTTGATCAAAAAATACAAGCCTAAAGTCGTTATCAATGTGGCTTTACCCTATCAAGATTTAACGATCATGCAAGCATGTTTAGAGACTAAAACGCATTACATTGATACCGCCAATTACGAACACCCGGATTTAGCGAAGTTTGAATACAAAGAGCAATGGGCGTTTGATAGGGCTTATAAAGAAGCAAGGATTTTAGGGGTTTTAGGGGCTGGGTTTGATCCGGGAGTGACTAACGCTTATGTCGCTCACGCTCAAAGACACCATTTTGACACGATCCACACTTTAGATATTTTAGATTGCAACGCTGGGGATCACAAACGCCCTTTTGCGACGAATTTTAACCCTGAAATCAATTTGAGAGAAGTCAGCTCTAAAGGGCGTTATTATGAAAATGGCAAATGGATTGAAACAAAGCCTTTAGAAATCAAGCAGGTGTGGGCTTACCCGCAGATTGGCGAAATGGATTCGTATCTTTTATACCATGAAGAATTGGAATCGTTAGTCAAAAACATTAAAGGCTTAAGGAGGGCGAGGTTTTTTATGACTTTCTCTCAAAATTATTTAACCCACATGAAATGCTTAGAAAATGTCGGCATGCTAGGCATTAAGGAAATAGAGCATCAAGGCGCAAAAATCGTGCCGATACAATTTTTAAAAGCCCTACTTCCTGATCCGGCAACTCTGGCCAAAGACACCACCGGTAAAACCAACATCGGGTGCTATATGACCGGCATTAAAAACAACCAAGACAAAACGCTCTACATTTACAATGTGTGCGATCATAAAAAATGCTATGAAGAAGTGGGTTCGCAAGCCATAAGCTACACCACCGGCGTGCCAGCGATGTGCACGGCTAAAATGATTTGCAATGACACTTGGAGTGCGGATCATTTTAGGGCTGGGGTGTTTAACATAGAAGAATTAAACACCGACCCTTTCATGGAAGAATTGATCAGACAAGGCTTGCCTTATGAAGTGATTGAGCGCTAG
- the gltS gene encoding sodium/glutamate symporter, with protein MQEIKLDIYATLVCMVLVLLLGRYVISKVKFLRDYDIPEPVVGGVLVAFAIMLARQFYNFGLQFDSSLKDPLMLTFFITIGLSADFKSLQKGGKMLAVFLLAVAGFVVCQNAVGISTASLLGVNPLMGLLGGSIALVGGHGTSAAWANFFTQPPYNFSSSLEVGMACATFGLVSGGIIGGPVAKYLISKYKLEPKDTKEKDTLEGVVSKGFETPKEQRLITASSFVETLALIAIALLVGTFLSHLMPKSFTLPTFVWCLFVGVILRNALSFFKIHSVFDREVSVIGNVSLSLFLAYALMSVNLLELLKLAVPLAVILSVQVVVMILYVVLVTFRVCGKDYDAAVLCAGHCGFGLGATPTAMVNMQTITNHYGPSHVAFIVVPLVGAFFVDIINALAIKGFLLLPFFPS; from the coding sequence TTGCAAGAAATTAAGTTGGATATTTATGCCACTTTGGTGTGCATGGTTTTAGTGTTACTCTTGGGGCGTTATGTGATTTCTAAAGTCAAGTTTTTGCGCGATTATGATATTCCAGAGCCTGTTGTGGGCGGGGTTTTAGTCGCTTTTGCTATCATGTTAGCGCGTCAGTTTTACAATTTTGGCTTGCAATTTGATTCTTCCTTAAAAGATCCTTTAATGCTGACTTTCTTCATCACCATTGGTTTGAGTGCGGATTTCAAATCTTTACAAAAAGGCGGGAAAATGCTTGCGGTTTTTTTGCTGGCTGTAGCGGGGTTTGTGGTGTGTCAAAATGCAGTGGGGATTTCTACCGCTAGCCTTTTAGGAGTCAATCCTTTAATGGGGCTTTTAGGGGGGTCTATCGCTTTAGTGGGAGGGCATGGCACTAGTGCGGCATGGGCTAATTTTTTCACCCAACCACCTTATAATTTTAGCTCTAGCTTGGAAGTGGGCATGGCATGCGCGACTTTTGGCTTGGTGAGCGGGGGGATTATCGGGGGGCCTGTCGCTAAATATTTGATCTCAAAATACAAACTAGAACCTAAAGACACTAAAGAAAAAGATACTTTAGAGGGCGTGGTGTCTAAAGGTTTTGAAACCCCTAAAGAGCAGCGCCTAATCACCGCATCCAGTTTTGTAGAAACTTTAGCTCTGATTGCGATCGCTTTATTAGTAGGGACTTTTTTATCGCATTTGATGCCTAAAAGCTTCACTTTGCCGACTTTTGTGTGGTGCTTGTTTGTAGGGGTTATTTTGAGAAACGCCTTGTCGTTTTTTAAAATCCATAGCGTGTTTGACAGAGAGGTTTCAGTCATAGGGAATGTGAGTTTGAGCCTGTTTTTAGCCTACGCTTTAATGAGCGTGAATTTATTGGAATTGTTAAAACTCGCTGTACCGTTAGCGGTTATTTTGAGCGTTCAAGTGGTGGTTATGATCCTTTATGTGGTGCTTGTAACCTTTAGGGTGTGCGGGAAGGATTATGATGCGGCGGTGTTGTGCGCGGGGCATTGCGGTTTTGGGCTTGGAGCGACCCCAACGGCTATGGTGAATATGCAAACCATCACCAACCACTACGGGCCATCGCATGTAGCGTTTATCGTCGTGCCTTTAGTGGGAGCGTTTTTTGTTGATATTATTAACGCTTTAGCGATTAAAGGCTTTTTGCTCTTGCCTTTTTTCCCGTCATGA